In the genome of Rhodoplanes sp. Z2-YC6860, one region contains:
- a CDS encoding metal-dependent hydrolase family protein, whose translation MPTAYINGQVIDGRGKAYQGYVIVDGDKIAEVGAGHPATLSANVERKDLTGRSILPGLIDCHVHLRSDGPADPRAQQAGDTDAIALLRSARNARRTLECGVTTIRDCGSRGGIDFALRAAAQQGLCQTPRLVLSGLIICMTGGHGWQLSIEADGPDAVRRAARSQIKAGADNVKLIASGGILSPGSEIGAPQLTVEEMRAAAEEAHAAGKICCAHAHGSTAIKNAVKAGVDSVEHGYLLDDEGIELMLERGTYLVATSAAVRNVVKHGTGAGVRPDVVRKAQSAIDQHIASFKRAHQAGVKLAMGTDTGVPYTQHGNNLDEVVYLVEMGLSPIQALTAATFDAAKLLKMDGQIGSLEAGKLADFVVVDGDPLADIAMLQDKSRILTVAVGGQIMVERQAVKR comes from the coding sequence ATGCCAACTGCTTACATCAACGGCCAAGTCATCGATGGGCGCGGCAAGGCCTATCAGGGTTACGTCATCGTTGATGGCGACAAGATTGCGGAGGTCGGGGCGGGGCATCCAGCGACGTTGAGCGCCAACGTGGAGCGGAAGGACCTGACCGGACGTTCCATCCTTCCCGGCTTGATCGACTGTCACGTTCACTTGCGAAGCGATGGGCCTGCCGATCCTCGCGCTCAACAGGCCGGTGATACCGATGCGATCGCGCTGTTGCGCTCGGCCCGCAACGCGCGCCGGACGCTCGAGTGCGGCGTGACCACGATCCGCGACTGCGGTTCACGCGGCGGCATCGACTTTGCGCTGCGCGCTGCCGCCCAGCAGGGTCTCTGTCAAACGCCGCGTTTGGTGCTCAGCGGCCTGATCATCTGCATGACCGGCGGGCACGGCTGGCAGCTCAGTATCGAGGCCGACGGTCCCGACGCAGTGCGGCGCGCGGCACGCAGCCAGATCAAGGCCGGCGCCGACAACGTGAAGCTCATCGCCAGCGGCGGAATTCTGAGCCCCGGCAGCGAAATCGGCGCGCCGCAGCTGACCGTCGAGGAGATGCGGGCCGCGGCCGAGGAGGCCCACGCGGCGGGCAAGATCTGCTGCGCTCATGCGCACGGTTCGACCGCCATCAAAAACGCGGTCAAGGCCGGTGTCGACTCGGTCGAGCACGGCTATCTGCTCGACGACGAGGGCATCGAGCTGATGCTTGAGCGCGGGACTTATCTCGTCGCGACGTCTGCGGCGGTCCGCAACGTGGTCAAGCATGGCACCGGAGCGGGCGTTCGGCCGGATGTGGTCCGCAAGGCGCAATCCGCCATCGATCAGCACATCGCGAGCTTCAAACGCGCTCACCAGGCCGGCGTCAAACTTGCCATGGGCACCGACACCGGCGTGCCATACACTCAGCACGGCAACAACCTCGACGAGGTGGTCTATCTCGTGGAGATGGGGCTGTCGCCCATACAGGCGCTAACGGCTGCAACCTTCGATGCAGCCAAGCTCCTGAAGATGGACGGCCAGATCGGCAGCCTCGAGGCCGGAAAGCTAGCCGACTTTGTGGTCGTCGATGGCGATCCACTCGCGGATATTGCCATGCTGCAGGACAAGAGCCGTATTCTGACCGTCGCCGTCGGCGGCCAGATCATGGTCGAACGGCAAGCGGTCAAAAGGTAA
- a CDS encoding M24 family metallopeptidase, with amino-acid sequence MAPMPPDEYANRIKRARDLMRERGMDGLIVTDPTHYSYYTGHKVASWMRSRPSILVLPLEGAPALITWSGPEMFSRLYRQPFPSWVEDRLIYPEVPFTPEPRVDWGIADLVKSRGLAAGRLGIELGRETWLGIAVVDFELLKEQLPQARFVDSGPVIWGCRLIKSEWEIDCMRQACEIGGAAWRRAFEDLKPGISALSVQKNVLRYYIEGGADLTSEPPLVLGATGPNRTFQNGDVMYIDGGCNVSGYKMDFARRAVFGQPSARQRSEHDGMWGILNEIIERMKPGVAVRELFEYSQRRLAEHPEWRNYSDHPSKRIGHGIGLENEPPSISGTDDTVLQVRMALTPEPKIESVDGLLNPEEHVVIRDSGCEILSAKSDWKLHVVA; translated from the coding sequence ATGGCACCCATGCCGCCTGACGAATATGCCAACAGGATCAAGCGCGCCCGCGATCTGATGCGCGAGCGTGGCATGGACGGTCTGATCGTCACGGACCCCACCCACTACTCCTATTACACGGGGCACAAGGTGGCGTCGTGGATGCGGTCGCGCCCGTCGATCCTCGTTCTGCCGTTGGAGGGAGCGCCGGCGCTCATCACCTGGTCGGGACCGGAGATGTTCTCGCGGCTGTACCGTCAGCCGTTCCCCTCCTGGGTCGAGGATCGTCTGATCTATCCGGAGGTGCCGTTCACGCCGGAGCCTCGTGTCGATTGGGGCATCGCTGATCTTGTGAAGTCGCGCGGTCTTGCCGCGGGCCGTCTCGGGATCGAGCTCGGACGTGAAACCTGGCTCGGCATCGCGGTTGTTGATTTCGAATTGCTCAAAGAGCAATTGCCGCAGGCGCGGTTTGTAGACTCGGGTCCCGTGATCTGGGGATGCCGGCTGATCAAATCCGAATGGGAAATCGACTGCATGCGCCAGGCCTGTGAGATTGGCGGAGCCGCATGGCGTCGGGCGTTCGAGGATCTGAAGCCCGGCATCTCCGCCCTGAGCGTGCAGAAGAATGTGCTGCGCTACTACATTGAAGGCGGCGCCGATCTGACCTCGGAGCCGCCGCTCGTGCTGGGCGCGACCGGGCCGAACCGCACGTTCCAAAATGGCGACGTGATGTACATCGACGGCGGCTGCAATGTCTCGGGCTACAAGATGGATTTCGCCCGCCGGGCGGTGTTCGGCCAGCCGTCAGCCCGTCAGCGGTCCGAGCACGACGGGATGTGGGGTATTCTCAACGAGATCATCGAACGCATGAAGCCGGGTGTCGCGGTGCGCGAACTGTTCGAGTATTCGCAGCGTCGCCTTGCCGAGCACCCCGAATGGCGAAATTACTCGGACCACCCGTCCAAGCGCATCGGTCACGGCATCGGCCTGGAAAACGAGCCGCCATCGATCTCAGGAACCGACGACACTGTGCTTCAAGTGCGGATGGCGCTGACGCCGGAGCCGAAAATCGAAAGCGTCGATGGTCTGCTCAATCCCGAAGAGCATGTCGTGATCCGAGATTCGGGCTGCGAAATCCTGTCCGCCAAATCGGATTGGAAGCTCCATGTCGTTGCTTGA
- a CDS encoding TRAP transporter small permease → MRLAETAGRVFDRVLDVCAWIGCGMLAFQVVSVSFEIVCRYFFNTSFSVITPLNEWSLVYLTMLGAAWLQREGGHTSDDSIVTLLPPWVHRLTRWVGWVLAIVTCVLLAWYGALATWDNYSKQAYDFFKLPNFPIYLVYIVIPIGSLLWLIQLLRKQSRPSSADEGEDTGGDI, encoded by the coding sequence ATGAGGCTTGCGGAAACGGCAGGCCGCGTCTTCGACCGGGTTCTGGACGTCTGCGCCTGGATCGGCTGCGGCATGCTGGCGTTTCAGGTCGTCAGCGTGTCGTTCGAGATCGTCTGCCGTTACTTCTTCAACACGTCATTCAGCGTCATCACGCCACTCAACGAGTGGAGTCTCGTTTATCTCACGATGCTCGGTGCCGCGTGGCTGCAGCGCGAGGGCGGGCATACCAGCGACGACTCGATCGTGACCCTGCTGCCGCCGTGGGTCCACCGGCTGACGCGCTGGGTCGGGTGGGTGCTGGCCATCGTGACCTGCGTTTTGCTGGCCTGGTACGGCGCGCTCGCGACCTGGGACAATTATTCGAAGCAGGCCTACGACTTTTTCAAGCTGCCCAATTTCCCGATTTATCTCGTCTACATCGTCATTCCGATCGGCAGTCTGCTCTGGCTCATTCAATTGCTGCGCAAACAGAGCCGTCCGTCATCGGCGGATGAGGGTGAAGACACGGGCGGGGACATCTGA
- a CDS encoding ornithine cyclodeaminase family protein, translating to MKIRLLSEKDVRSVSPALPEIVALVEQAYRLDGEGRAEVPTKIGVHPERANTFLHAMPAWVGGARALGMKWVSYFPGNLAHGQPDSTGIIILNDPDIGLPCCIMEGMYVTFIRTAACGAVAAKHVLQRPPRSLGLIGCGGLGLWSLRVMAAVFPTIEQVLVSSRTAGSRERFCADMSKEGRWRMTPVDDPVEALRNVDIVVSSVPPGDVRPVDGRALAPGSVFIPLDLVNSWQDNVLTEVDQVAADNPAHFVAQVKGRRAAAAAGLKPPMSIQDAVAGKTNLASSGARTMIAVCGIASTDVVVGWEIYRRACSAHVGLEFDMQG from the coding sequence ATGAAGATCAGGTTGCTCAGCGAGAAGGACGTCCGGTCGGTCTCGCCGGCGTTGCCGGAAATTGTGGCGCTGGTTGAGCAGGCCTACAGGCTCGACGGCGAAGGCCGGGCGGAGGTGCCGACCAAGATTGGCGTCCATCCCGAGCGCGCCAATACGTTTCTTCATGCCATGCCGGCCTGGGTGGGAGGCGCGCGGGCGCTGGGCATGAAATGGGTGTCTTATTTCCCGGGGAATCTGGCCCATGGTCAGCCGGATTCGACGGGCATCATCATCCTGAATGATCCCGACATCGGACTGCCCTGCTGCATTATGGAGGGCATGTACGTGACGTTTATCCGAACCGCGGCCTGTGGGGCGGTTGCGGCCAAGCACGTCCTGCAGCGGCCGCCACGCAGCCTGGGTCTGATCGGCTGCGGCGGGCTCGGGCTGTGGTCGCTGCGCGTCATGGCCGCGGTGTTTCCGACCATCGAGCAGGTGTTGGTGTCATCGCGCACCGCGGGGTCGCGCGAACGCTTCTGCGCCGACATGTCGAAGGAAGGCAGATGGCGCATGACGCCGGTTGACGATCCGGTCGAGGCCCTTCGCAATGTCGATATCGTGGTGAGCTCGGTGCCTCCCGGGGACGTGAGGCCGGTCGATGGCCGCGCGCTTGCGCCCGGATCGGTGTTCATTCCGCTTGATCTCGTGAATTCGTGGCAGGACAACGTGCTGACCGAAGTCGATCAGGTGGCGGCCGACAATCCGGCGCATTTTGTCGCGCAGGTTAAGGGCCGTCGCGCGGCGGCGGCGGCTGGGCTCAAACCACCCATGAGCATTCAGGACGCGGTCGCCGGCAAGACAAACCTCGCTTCATCTGGCGCGCGGACCATGATTGCGGTTTGCGGCATTGCCAGCACTGATGTGGTGGTCGGCTGGGAAATCTACCGTCGAGCTTGTTCCGCCCATGTGGGGCTGGAATTCGACATGCAGGGGTAA
- the dctP gene encoding TRAP transporter substrate-binding protein DctP, whose protein sequence is MRTRKIIVATALVLAGLALSLPLSWPARAETVLKAITYAPPSKFEDSMVIFRKWVDKVNAAGKGELRIELLGGPEVFAVSDQINALSKGLVDVVMTFSVHTPIVPEIDTSGLSDITPTEERNNGYLALLDKAHEKINVKVIGRTATNSGFYIFSKQPINKLADFNGVKIRSHSGYDPLFKKVGAIPIGMNISEIYGALERGVVQAAPYPIFVYDMGLAEVAKYALADAFWRSHTTFTYVNLRKFNSLSPKLQKILVDAQIDNEKDLAAVNADLIATERAKLEKAGMTFTHLSPDEAKKWHDMANESRFDALASKIGQEQMAKIKSLIAR, encoded by the coding sequence ATGCGTACGCGAAAGATCATCGTCGCCACGGCTTTGGTGCTGGCCGGTTTGGCCCTGTCCTTGCCCCTATCCTGGCCCGCCAGGGCCGAGACGGTTCTCAAAGCCATCACCTACGCCCCACCTTCGAAATTCGAAGACAGCATGGTGATCTTTCGGAAATGGGTCGACAAGGTGAATGCCGCCGGCAAAGGCGAGCTTCGCATCGAGCTGCTCGGTGGTCCCGAGGTCTTCGCGGTGAGCGATCAGATCAATGCGCTCAGCAAGGGACTGGTCGACGTGGTGATGACCTTCTCGGTGCACACCCCGATCGTGCCCGAGATCGACACGTCGGGCCTTTCCGACATCACGCCGACGGAAGAGCGCAACAACGGCTATCTGGCCCTGCTCGACAAGGCGCACGAGAAGATCAATGTCAAAGTGATCGGCCGCACCGCGACCAATTCTGGCTTCTATATTTTCTCCAAGCAGCCGATCAACAAGCTGGCTGATTTCAATGGGGTGAAAATCCGCTCGCACTCCGGTTACGACCCGCTGTTCAAGAAGGTCGGGGCCATTCCGATCGGGATGAATATCTCGGAAATCTACGGCGCACTGGAGCGTGGCGTGGTGCAGGCCGCGCCGTATCCCATTTTCGTCTATGACATGGGGCTGGCGGAGGTCGCGAAATACGCGCTGGCGGATGCGTTCTGGCGGTCGCACACCACGTTCACCTACGTCAACCTCCGCAAGTTCAACTCTCTCTCTCCGAAACTGCAGAAGATCCTGGTCGACGCGCAGATCGACAACGAAAAGGATCTGGCGGCGGTCAATGCCGATCTCATCGCCACGGAGCGCGCCAAGCTCGAGAAAGCGGGGATGACGTTCACCCATCTTTCGCCGGACGAGGCGAAGAAGTGGCACGACATGGCCAATGAATCCCGTTTCGACGCCCTGGCCAGCAAGATCGGCCAGGAGCAGATGGCCAAGATCAAGTCGCTGATCGCTCGCTAG
- a CDS encoding branched-chain amino acid transaminase: MEQADKIWMDGKIVAWNDAHVHLISNTLQYGFGVFEGIRCYKTDAGPAVFRLKEHLVRLHNSAKILGFEVPYSIEQLTDATRQIIRENRFEQCYIRPIAYIGYGGMGLAYSDCTINVSIAVWHWGEYVGHGTLENGSRVRVSSYVRQHINTNMSKAKACGNYMLFQMARTEAKRDGYDEAILLDANGHVAEGSVEHIFLVRDGALVTPPLTHLLDGITRDAVIRLARARDIEVREELFSRDYMLTSDEVFFAGTGAEVTPVVEIDNRKIGDGRRGPLTTAVQKDFFDAVYGRTNRWAEWRTAV; encoded by the coding sequence ATGGAACAGGCCGACAAGATCTGGATGGATGGCAAGATCGTCGCATGGAACGACGCCCACGTTCATCTCATCAGCAACACGCTGCAATACGGCTTCGGGGTGTTCGAGGGCATCCGCTGCTACAAGACCGACGCCGGCCCCGCCGTGTTCCGGCTCAAGGAGCATCTCGTCCGGCTGCACAACTCGGCGAAAATCCTTGGATTTGAGGTTCCCTACAGCATCGAGCAGTTGACCGACGCGACGCGGCAGATCATTCGCGAAAATCGCTTCGAGCAGTGCTACATCCGACCGATCGCCTACATCGGCTACGGCGGCATGGGCCTTGCTTACAGCGATTGTACGATCAATGTCTCGATCGCGGTGTGGCACTGGGGCGAATATGTCGGCCACGGCACGCTGGAGAATGGCAGCAGGGTCAGGGTTTCGAGCTACGTGCGCCAGCATATCAATACCAACATGTCCAAGGCCAAAGCGTGCGGCAATTACATGCTGTTCCAGATGGCGCGCACCGAAGCCAAGCGTGACGGCTACGATGAGGCGATCCTGCTCGACGCCAACGGGCATGTCGCGGAAGGCTCGGTCGAGCACATTTTCCTGGTGCGTGACGGCGCCTTGGTCACGCCGCCGTTGACCCATCTGCTCGACGGCATCACCCGCGATGCCGTCATTCGCCTGGCGCGGGCGCGCGACATCGAAGTGCGCGAGGAGCTGTTTTCCCGCGACTACATGCTGACATCTGACGAGGTGTTCTTCGCCGGCACCGGCGCCGAGGTGACGCCAGTCGTCGAGATCGACAACCGCAAAATCGGCGATGGCCGTCGCGGTCCGCTCACGACCGCAGTCCAGAAGGATTTCTTCGATGCGGTCTATGGCCGCACCAACCGCTGGGCCGAGTGGCGGACCGCGGTATGA
- a CDS encoding LysR family transcriptional regulator — MTIDYRGLNAFLNVARLGSVGAAASTLSLTQPAVSRTLRKLEQQLGVQLFVRHSTGMELTAFGRSLLPHAAALESGYHRALEEIDLLRGVSKGLARVGILPSLVPGVLPMVIKRVRETTPGLQLHVVEGPNHQLTRALVRGEIDFAIAAVTPNLLDENIRATPLATDEIRIVVRAAHPVLKMKTPTLQSLRDYDWALQERGGTIWRHFQALFAAANLELPTVAFTANSIETLTTVLASSNLVSLLPQVAIHDEGKHGALRAVPLRGARWRRELAVLRRVNTAMLPGVSAVLAEFRRALASTSAAS; from the coding sequence ATGACCATCGATTATCGCGGGCTCAATGCGTTTCTGAATGTCGCACGCCTCGGCAGCGTGGGAGCCGCGGCCTCGACGCTGTCGCTCACCCAGCCGGCCGTGAGCCGGACGCTGCGAAAACTCGAGCAGCAGCTCGGGGTCCAGCTCTTTGTCCGGCATTCGACCGGGATGGAGCTCACGGCATTCGGACGCTCGCTGCTGCCTCATGCCGCCGCATTGGAGTCGGGATATCATCGCGCATTGGAAGAGATCGATTTATTGCGGGGCGTATCGAAGGGCCTTGCGCGAGTCGGGATTCTGCCAAGCCTCGTCCCGGGGGTGTTGCCGATGGTCATCAAAAGAGTGCGCGAGACGACGCCCGGACTTCAACTGCATGTGGTCGAGGGCCCCAATCATCAGCTCACACGCGCCTTGGTGCGCGGTGAGATTGATTTCGCGATCGCCGCCGTAACCCCCAACCTTCTCGACGAGAATATACGCGCAACGCCACTGGCGACCGACGAGATTCGCATCGTCGTTCGCGCCGCGCACCCGGTTCTGAAAATGAAAACGCCGACCTTGCAAAGTCTGCGTGACTACGATTGGGCCTTGCAGGAACGCGGCGGCACGATCTGGCGGCACTTTCAAGCGCTGTTTGCTGCCGCCAACCTCGAATTGCCAACGGTGGCGTTCACCGCCAATTCGATCGAAACGCTGACGACGGTGCTCGCTTCCAGCAACCTTGTGAGCCTGCTTCCACAGGTGGCCATACACGACGAAGGAAAGCACGGGGCCCTTCGCGCAGTACCGCTGCGCGGCGCCCGATGGCGTCGAGAACTCGCGGTGCTGCGTCGGGTCAACACGGCCATGCTACCGGGTGTCAGTGCCGTCCTGGCGGAATTCCGCAGAGCCCTCGCCTCGACCTCCGCTGCAAGCTAG
- a CDS encoding LLM class flavin-dependent oxidoreductase: MSQRVEMYNKNALKIGLFGANCSSARTATLVPERWLATWPDCLKMARIADEGGIDFLLPIGRWKGYGGDSDFHGTTLETVTWACGLLAATQRITVFGTVHAPLFHPLIAAKEMVTADHIGNGRFGLNLVAGWNEGEFQMFGMQQREHDDRYEFAQEWLDVIKRAWSTEDFDFDGSHFKLSGVRAKPGPIGGTRPMIINAGSSGAGQAFAMRNCDAFFTSTGGARLAAAGTSQAVDEQQIFNRIVKYVSDIKANGRKYGREIEVYTQGQVICRPSRREAEEYHHYANVECADWNAIEKMLALKNITPQNTAPDEFRAKRMLQASSGIGGYPFVGSPDEIATEFANHSRAGFRGLAVSFVNYLNDVPYFCDEVLPRLARMGLREKN, encoded by the coding sequence ATGTCCCAGCGCGTCGAGATGTACAACAAGAATGCTTTGAAAATCGGCCTGTTTGGGGCGAACTGCTCCTCGGCGCGCACCGCCACGTTGGTGCCGGAACGCTGGCTGGCAACATGGCCGGATTGTCTCAAGATGGCGCGCATCGCCGACGAGGGCGGCATCGATTTTCTCCTTCCCATCGGGCGATGGAAGGGCTACGGCGGCGACAGCGATTTTCATGGCACCACGCTCGAGACCGTGACCTGGGCTTGCGGCCTGCTTGCCGCCACGCAACGGATCACGGTGTTCGGCACCGTTCATGCCCCGCTGTTCCATCCGCTGATCGCAGCCAAGGAGATGGTCACCGCCGACCACATCGGTAACGGCCGCTTCGGGCTTAACCTCGTGGCTGGCTGGAACGAAGGCGAGTTCCAGATGTTCGGCATGCAGCAGCGCGAACACGACGACCGCTACGAGTTTGCGCAAGAATGGCTCGACGTGATCAAGCGCGCGTGGTCGACCGAGGATTTCGACTTCGACGGCAGTCACTTCAAGCTCTCTGGCGTCCGCGCAAAGCCCGGCCCGATCGGCGGAACACGTCCGATGATCATCAACGCCGGCTCATCGGGCGCCGGCCAGGCGTTCGCGATGCGCAACTGCGACGCCTTTTTCACCTCCACCGGCGGCGCACGTCTGGCGGCCGCCGGCACCTCGCAGGCGGTGGACGAGCAGCAGATCTTCAATCGTATCGTGAAATACGTCAGCGACATCAAGGCCAACGGCCGCAAGTATGGGCGCGAGATCGAGGTCTACACCCAGGGCCAGGTGATCTGTAGGCCTTCGCGGCGCGAGGCCGAGGAATATCACCACTATGCCAATGTCGAATGCGCGGATTGGAACGCGATCGAGAAGATGCTGGCGCTCAAGAACATCACGCCGCAGAACACGGCGCCGGACGAGTTCAGAGCCAAGCGCATGCTTCAGGCGTCGAGCGGAATCGGCGGCTATCCCTTCGTCGGTTCGCCGGATGAAATCGCAACCGAGTTTGCCAACCATAGCCGTGCCGGCTTCCGCGGACTCGCGGTGTCGTTCGTGAACTACCTCAACGACGTACCGTACTTCTGCGATGAGGTCCTGCCGCGGCTGGCCAGGATGGGGTTGCGTGAAAAGAACTGA
- a CDS encoding Bug family tripartite tricarboxylate transporter substrate binding protein produces MLVLFGRRSLIALAMMLCLMGRVAAQDLPSGTITLVVGNAAGGIVDVTSRLYAEVLGRKLGLTVVVENRPAGGGAVGAMSVKNAAPDGRTLLVYPGTALAAQPLLERIPYDAVKDFQPVAALFDLLNFIAVPPDSPANTIPQLLELWKSKPSGLNVGSAGFGSPAHFNSVILSLDNALPITMVQYRGSYPLMTDLVSSRIDMAMISYIVAQPFIQAHKTKILAQDGATRWSGTPDTPTMIESDQLKKKASGWFAVWAPAGTPTAIVERLNSEFIAASREPQLAARLQESGVLTKTATPEELRQLIRAEVETVRPLVKSLGMAPN; encoded by the coding sequence ATGCTTGTGCTCTTCGGTAGGCGCAGCCTGATTGCGCTGGCGATGATGCTTTGCCTCATGGGCCGGGTGGCCGCGCAGGATCTGCCGAGCGGAACGATCACCCTGGTCGTGGGCAACGCGGCTGGCGGCATCGTCGACGTGACATCGCGCCTTTATGCCGAGGTGCTCGGCCGCAAACTTGGGCTCACCGTGGTGGTCGAGAACCGTCCCGCTGGCGGAGGAGCGGTCGGGGCGATGAGCGTGAAGAATGCGGCCCCCGACGGGCGCACCCTGTTGGTCTATCCGGGTACGGCGCTCGCGGCGCAGCCGCTCCTGGAGCGCATTCCCTACGACGCGGTGAAGGACTTCCAACCAGTCGCGGCGCTGTTTGACCTGTTGAACTTCATCGCCGTGCCGCCGGATAGTCCCGCCAACACCATTCCGCAGTTGCTGGAGCTCTGGAAGAGCAAGCCCAGCGGCCTCAATGTCGGCTCTGCCGGGTTCGGCTCGCCGGCGCACTTCAACAGTGTCATCCTGTCGCTCGACAACGCGCTGCCGATCACCATGGTGCAATATCGCGGCTCGTATCCGTTGATGACGGATCTGGTTTCATCGCGGATCGACATGGCGATGATTTCCTACATTGTGGCACAGCCGTTCATTCAAGCGCACAAAACCAAGATTCTCGCGCAGGATGGCGCCACCCGCTGGAGCGGCACGCCCGACACGCCGACCATGATCGAGAGCGATCAGCTCAAGAAGAAAGCGAGCGGCTGGTTTGCGGTGTGGGCGCCGGCCGGCACTCCGACGGCGATCGTGGAGCGCCTGAACAGCGAATTCATCGCGGCGTCGCGCGAGCCGCAGCTCGCGGCGCGGCTGCAGGAGAGCGGCGTGCTGACCAAGACGGCGACGCCGGAAGAGTTGCGTCAGTTGATCAGGGCGGAAGTCGAGACCGTCCGGCCTCTGGTGAAGTCGCTTGGCATGGCTCCGAATTAG
- a CDS encoding ABC transporter substrate-binding protein has product MASILSRSYDTRRAPFCAHPVARYHCLRPAGQRTADLGRSDAMGLARPVLLLSICAATLLPVTSLQAQTVKKVSDGQVSKTAPNWANFIANDKGFFRREGVEPETIYVGNVANTVQQLVAGSFDVASSTFDTAIRAIANGGNAVLIGGAVTKYPYSIMTSKDVTSAADMKGKRIILPFAKDLLTSVWNRWLTEQGMQPHDVEQVYAGATPARFAALAGGSVQAALLTQPFDFRAAADGYRKLVDLGAYGKDYGFLTVLARPQWLRDNPETARAYLKALSDAVDWLYEPANREEAIAILVRNTNVASDIAKETYDYYVGELKPFSRKLAIPAEIVRTTARTLVELGEIKPESASMTFTDLSYLPR; this is encoded by the coding sequence ATGGCGTCGATTTTGAGTAGGTCGTACGACACGCGCCGCGCGCCCTTTTGTGCACACCCCGTCGCGCGCTACCATTGCCTGCGTCCGGCCGGCCAAAGAACGGCGGATTTGGGAAGGAGCGACGCCATGGGACTCGCACGCCCCGTTTTGCTGCTATCGATTTGCGCCGCCACGCTCCTGCCGGTCACGAGCTTGCAAGCGCAGACGGTCAAGAAGGTCAGTGACGGTCAGGTGTCGAAGACTGCGCCGAACTGGGCGAACTTCATTGCCAACGACAAAGGTTTTTTCCGCCGCGAGGGTGTCGAGCCCGAGACCATCTATGTCGGCAACGTCGCCAACACCGTGCAGCAGCTCGTCGCCGGGTCGTTCGATGTCGCGTCCTCGACCTTCGACACGGCGATCCGCGCGATCGCCAACGGCGGCAACGCCGTTCTGATCGGCGGCGCCGTTACCAAGTATCCCTATTCCATCATGACATCGAAAGACGTGACGTCGGCCGCCGACATGAAGGGCAAACGCATCATCCTGCCGTTCGCCAAGGACTTGCTCACCAGCGTCTGGAACCGCTGGCTGACAGAACAGGGAATGCAGCCGCACGATGTCGAGCAGGTCTATGCTGGCGCCACGCCCGCCCGGTTTGCGGCGCTTGCAGGAGGCAGCGTACAGGCGGCGCTGCTGACACAGCCATTCGACTTCCGAGCCGCCGCAGACGGCTACCGCAAGCTCGTTGACCTCGGCGCCTATGGCAAGGACTACGGCTTCCTGACGGTCCTGGCGCGGCCGCAGTGGCTGCGCGACAACCCTGAGACCGCGCGGGCCTATCTCAAGGCGCTGTCTGACGCGGTCGACTGGCTGTACGAGCCGGCCAATCGCGAGGAGGCGATCGCCATTCTCGTGCGAAACACCAACGTCGCGTCGGACATCGCCAAAGAGACTTATGACTACTACGTCGGCGAGTTGAAGCCCTTCAGCCGCAAGCTTGCAATTCCGGCAGAGATCGTCCGAACCACCGCGCGAACGCTTGTCGAGCTGGGCGAAATCAAACCCGAGTCGGCGTCGATGACATTCACCGATTTGAGCTATTTGCCGCGCTGA